One Pseudorhodoplanes sinuspersici DNA segment encodes these proteins:
- the rplP gene encoding 50S ribosomal protein L16, whose product MLQPKRTKFRKAFKGRIHGVATSGTALDFGQFGLKAMEPERVTARQIEAARRALTRHMKRAGRVWIRIFPDVPVSKKPIEVRMGKGKGTPELWVARVKPGRVIFEIDGVPIELAKEALTLAAAKLPIKTRFVARIAE is encoded by the coding sequence ATGCTGCAACCAAAGCGCACCAAGTTTCGCAAGGCCTTCAAGGGACGCATCCACGGCGTCGCGACGTCGGGCACTGCGCTCGACTTCGGCCAGTTCGGCCTGAAGGCGATGGAGCCTGAGCGCGTCACCGCGCGCCAGATCGAGGCCGCTCGTCGTGCTCTGACGCGTCATATGAAGCGCGCCGGCCGCGTGTGGATCCGCATCTTCCCGGACGTGCCGGTGTCGAAGAAGCCGATCGAAGTCCGCATGGGCAAGGGCAAGGGTACCCCGGAATTGTGGGTGGCCCGTGTGAAGCCCGGCCGCGTGATTTTCGAGATCGACGGCGTGCCGATCGAACTCGCCAAGGAAGCGCTGACGCTGGCCGCCGCCAAGCTTCCGATCAAGACGCGCTTCGTTGCGCGTATCGCGGAGTAA
- the rpsC gene encoding 30S ribosomal protein S3 yields MGQKINPIGLRLGINRTWDSRWYAGKTEYGTLLHEDMAIRKELMKQLKQAAVSKIVIERPHKKCRVTIYSARPGVVIGKKGSDIEKLRKSVAKLTSSDVVINIVEIRKPELDAQLVAESIAQQLERRVAFRRAMKRAVQTAMRLGAEGIRINCSGRLGGAEIARLEWYREGRVPLHTLRADVDYGVATAFTTYGTCGVKVWIFKGEILEHDSMAQDKKMNEGGSDAGRPRREMTAG; encoded by the coding sequence ATGGGTCAGAAGATCAATCCGATCGGGCTTCGCCTCGGCATCAACCGGACCTGGGACTCGCGCTGGTACGCTGGCAAGACCGAGTACGGTACGCTGCTGCACGAGGACATGGCGATCCGCAAGGAACTGATGAAGCAGCTCAAGCAGGCCGCCGTTTCGAAGATCGTGATCGAGCGCCCGCACAAGAAGTGCCGGGTGACGATCTACTCGGCTCGTCCGGGTGTTGTGATCGGCAAGAAGGGCTCCGATATCGAGAAGCTGCGCAAGTCGGTTGCGAAGCTGACCTCGAGCGATGTGGTCATCAACATCGTCGAAATCCGTAAGCCGGAACTCGATGCGCAGCTCGTCGCTGAATCGATCGCCCAGCAGCTCGAGCGCCGCGTGGCTTTCCGCCGTGCGATGAAACGTGCGGTGCAGACCGCGATGCGTCTCGGTGCCGAGGGTATCCGCATCAACTGCTCGGGCCGTCTCGGCGGTGCCGAAATCGCGCGTCTTGAATGGTATCGTGAAGGCCGGGTGCCGCTGCATACGCTGCGCGCCGATGTCGATTACGGCGTTGCGACGGCTTTCACCACCTACGGCACCTGCGGCGTGAAGGTCTGGATCTTCAAGGGCGAGATCCTCGAACACGACTCGATGGCGCAGGACAAGAAGATGAACGAAGGCGGTAGCGATGCGGGGCGTCCGCGCCGCGAAATGACCGCCGGATAA
- the rplC gene encoding 50S ribosomal protein L3 produces MRTGVVAKKVGMTRVFTEAGEHVPVTVLELAGCQVVGHRTKDKNGYVALQLGAGTRKVKNVSKAERGNFAIAKVEPKSKIVEFRVSDDGVIPVGAEITADHFVVGQYVDVTGTSIGKGFAGGMKRWNFGGLRASHGVSISHRSIGSTGGRQDPGKTFKNKKMPGHMGVERVTTLNLKVVQTDIERGLILVEGAVPGSKGGWITVRDAVKKALPKDAAKPGKFRETGASNGVAETPAAAEPAAEAETKEGA; encoded by the coding sequence ATGCGCACCGGAGTGGTCGCAAAGAAGGTCGGAATGACGCGGGTCTTCACTGAGGCCGGCGAGCATGTGCCGGTAACGGTGCTGGAGCTCGCAGGCTGCCAGGTTGTCGGCCATCGCACGAAAGACAAGAACGGTTATGTCGCGCTGCAGCTTGGCGCCGGCACCCGCAAGGTCAAGAACGTGTCGAAAGCCGAACGCGGCAATTTCGCCATCGCCAAAGTCGAGCCCAAGAGCAAGATCGTGGAATTCCGCGTCAGCGATGACGGCGTAATCCCGGTCGGCGCGGAGATCACCGCCGATCACTTCGTGGTTGGTCAGTATGTCGACGTCACCGGCACCTCGATCGGCAAGGGTTTTGCCGGCGGCATGAAGCGCTGGAATTTCGGCGGTCTGCGGGCCTCGCATGGTGTGTCGATCTCGCACCGTTCGATCGGTTCGACCGGTGGCCGTCAGGATCCCGGAAAGACCTTTAAAAACAAGAAGATGCCCGGCCATATGGGTGTTGAGCGCGTGACCACGCTCAACCTCAAGGTGGTGCAGACCGACATCGAGCGCGGTTTAATCCTCGTAGAAGGGGCGGTGCCCGGCTCGAAAGGTGGCTGGATCACCGTCAGAGATGCGGTGAAGAAGGCTCTTCCGAAGGACGCAGCCAAGCCTGGCAAATTCCGCGAGACCGGTGCGTCGAATGGCGTCGCCGAGACCCCGGCTGCTGCCGAGCCAGCGGCTGAAGCCGAGACGAAAGAGGGCGCGTGA
- the rplB gene encoding 50S ribosomal protein L2 produces MALKKYKPTTPSQRQLVLVDRSGLYKGAPVKTLTEGKHSTGGRNNNGRITTRFRGGGHKQAYRIIDFKRRKADVAAKVERLEYDPNRTAFIALVKYDDGELAYILAVQRMAVGDTIVSGENVDVKPGNAMPAGNIPVGTIVHNVELKIGKGGQIARSAGSYAQIVGRDGEYVILRLNSGEQRLVHGRCMATIGAVSNPDHMNTSIGKAGRTRWLGRRPHNRGVTMNPVDHPHGGGEGRTSGGRHPVTPWGFPTKGKKTRTNKSTTKFIVSSRHARKKKK; encoded by the coding sequence ATGGCACTAAAAAAATACAAGCCGACCACGCCGAGCCAGCGCCAATTGGTGCTGGTGGATCGCTCGGGTCTGTACAAGGGCGCGCCGGTCAAGACGCTGACCGAAGGCAAGCACTCGACCGGTGGCCGCAACAATAACGGCCGCATCACCACGCGTTTCCGCGGCGGCGGTCACAAGCAGGCCTATCGCATCATCGACTTCAAGCGTCGCAAGGCCGACGTTGCGGCGAAGGTGGAGCGGCTCGAATACGATCCGAACCGCACCGCGTTCATCGCGCTGGTGAAGTACGATGACGGTGAGCTCGCCTATATCCTGGCGGTGCAGCGCATGGCCGTCGGCGACACGATCGTCTCCGGCGAGAACGTCGACGTGAAGCCGGGCAACGCGATGCCGGCCGGCAACATTCCGGTTGGCACCATCGTGCACAATGTCGAGCTGAAGATCGGCAAGGGTGGGCAGATCGCCCGTTCGGCCGGTTCTTACGCCCAGATCGTTGGCCGCGATGGCGAATACGTGATCCTGCGCCTCAACTCGGGCGAGCAACGCCTCGTGCATGGCCGCTGCATGGCGACCATCGGCGCGGTGTCGAACCCCGACCACATGAATACCTCGATCGGCAAGGCGGGGCGTACCCGCTGGCTTGGCCGCCGTCCGCACAATCGCGGCGTCACCATGAACCCGGTCGACCATCCGCATGGTGGTGGTGAAGGTCGTACGTCCGGTGGCCGTCATCCGGTCACGCCGTGGGGCTTCCCCACGAAGGGCAAGAAGACCCGCACCAACAAGTCCACCACCAAATTCATCGTTTCGAGCCGCCACGCTCGGAAAAAGAAGAAGTAA
- a CDS encoding 50S ribosomal protein L23 yields the protein MSTKDPRHYDVILSPVITEKSTAASEYNKVVFKVRGTATKPQIKDAVEKLFDVKVKAVNTLVRKGKLKVFKGNLGVQSPSKRAIVTLEEGHRIDVTTGL from the coding sequence ATGAGCACGAAAGATCCGCGCCATTACGACGTGATCCTTTCGCCAGTGATCACCGAAAAGTCGACCGCCGCCTCCGAGTACAACAAGGTTGTGTTCAAGGTCCGCGGCACAGCGACCAAGCCGCAGATCAAGGATGCGGTCGAGAAGCTGTTCGATGTGAAGGTGAAAGCCGTCAATACGCTGGTCCGCAAGGGCAAGCTGAAGGTGTTCAAAGGCAATCTCGGCGTCCAGTCGCCGAGCAAGCGCGCGATCGTGACCCTTGAAGAAGGTCATCGCATCGACGTGACGACAGGCCTGTGA
- the rplD gene encoding 50S ribosomal protein L4, producing MELKMLSLDGNEAGAVTLNKDIFGLEPRPDLIHRCVVWQLAKRRAGTHKVKTRGEIARTGKKLAAQKGTGGARHGSHRVNLFRGGGRSFGPVVRSHEIGLPKKVRALALKHALSAKAKDGGLIVLDKAAMTEAKTKALSEHFSKLDIVNALIIDGTEIDTNFRNAARNIPHVDVLPIQGINVYDILRHGKLVLTKAALDALEARFK from the coding sequence ATGGAACTCAAGATGCTCTCGCTCGACGGCAACGAGGCCGGCGCCGTCACGCTGAACAAGGACATTTTCGGGCTCGAACCGCGCCCGGATCTGATCCACCGTTGCGTCGTGTGGCAGCTCGCCAAGCGCCGCGCCGGCACGCACAAGGTCAAGACCCGCGGCGAAATCGCCCGCACCGGCAAGAAGCTGGCGGCGCAGAAGGGCACCGGCGGCGCGCGTCACGGCTCGCACCGCGTGAACTTGTTCCGCGGCGGTGGCCGTTCGTTTGGTCCGGTTGTGCGCAGCCACGAAATCGGTCTGCCGAAGAAGGTGCGGGCGCTCGCGCTCAAGCACGCTCTGTCGGCGAAGGCCAAGGATGGCGGCCTGATCGTGCTCGACAAGGCCGCCATGACCGAAGCCAAGACCAAGGCTTTGTCGGAACACTTCTCGAAGCTCGACATCGTCAATGCGCTGATCATTGACGGCACCGAGATCGATACGAATTTCCGCAACGCCGCCCGCAACATTCCGCACGTCGATGTGCTGCCGATCCAGGGCATCAACGTCTACGACATTCTTCGTCATGGAAAGCTGGTGCTGACCAAGGCGGCCCTTGATGCGCTGGAGGCGCGCTTCAAATGA
- the rplV gene encoding 50S ribosomal protein L22, with the protein MGKTARERTLPDNEAKAVTRNIRVSPQKLNLVAQLIRGKKVATALNDLQFSRKRIAVDVKKCLESAIANAENNHDLDVDDLIVAQAHVGKAMVMKRWSPRGRGRSGKILKPFSHLTIVVRQVEAKAA; encoded by the coding sequence ATGGGCAAGACAGCGCGCGAACGCACGCTTCCCGACAACGAGGCCAAGGCCGTCACCCGCAACATCCGGGTGTCGCCTCAGAAGCTCAATCTCGTCGCGCAATTGATCCGCGGCAAGAAGGTTGCGACTGCGCTGAACGATCTGCAGTTCTCGCGCAAGCGCATCGCGGTCGACGTGAAGAAGTGCCTGGAATCGGCGATCGCCAATGCCGAGAACAATCACGACCTCGACGTCGACGATCTGATCGTTGCCCAGGCCCATGTCGGCAAGGCGATGGTGATGAAGCGCTGGTCGCCGCGCGGCCGCGGCCGTTCGGGCAAGATTTTGAAGCCATTCTCGCATCTGACGATCGTCGTTCGTCAGGTCGAGGCCAAGGCTGCTTAA
- the tuf gene encoding elongation factor Tu, whose protein sequence is MAKEKFNRSKPHCNIGTIGHVDHGKTSLTAAITKVLAESGGASFTAYDQIDKAPEEKARGITISTAHVEYETPNRHYAHVDCPGHADYVKNMITGAAQMDGAILVVSAADGPMPQTREHILLARQVGVPALVVFLNKVDMVDDPELLELVELEVRELLSKYNFPGDTIPIIKGSALCALEDKDPKLGHDAVLELMKAVDDYIPQPERPIDQPFLMPVEDVFSISGRGTVCTGRVERGIVKVGEEVEIVGLKPTLKTTVTGVEMFRKLLDQGQAGDNIGALLRGTKREEVERGQVLCKPGSVKPHTKFKAEAYILTKEEGGRHTPFFTNYRPQFYFRTTDVTGIVHLPEGTEMVMPGDNIAMEVHLIVPIAMEEKLRFAIREGGRTVGAGVVASIIE, encoded by the coding sequence ATGGCTAAAGAGAAATTCAACCGCAGCAAGCCGCACTGCAATATCGGCACCATCGGTCACGTCGACCATGGCAAGACGTCGTTGACGGCTGCGATCACGAAGGTTCTGGCGGAGTCGGGCGGTGCGTCCTTCACGGCCTATGACCAGATCGACAAGGCGCCGGAAGAGAAGGCGCGCGGCATCACCATCTCGACCGCTCACGTCGAGTATGAGACGCCGAACCGTCACTATGCGCACGTCGACTGCCCTGGCCACGCCGACTACGTGAAGAACATGATCACCGGTGCGGCGCAGATGGACGGCGCGATCCTCGTCGTGTCGGCTGCTGACGGCCCGATGCCGCAGACCCGCGAGCACATCCTGCTCGCCCGCCAGGTCGGCGTGCCGGCGCTCGTCGTGTTCCTGAACAAGGTCGACATGGTCGACGATCCGGAGCTGCTCGAGCTCGTCGAACTCGAAGTGCGCGAGCTTCTCTCCAAGTACAATTTCCCGGGCGACACGATCCCGATCATCAAGGGCTCGGCTCTCTGCGCTCTCGAAGACAAGGATCCGAAGCTCGGCCATGACGCTGTGCTTGAGCTGATGAAGGCGGTGGACGATTACATTCCGCAGCCGGAGCGTCCGATCGATCAGCCGTTCCTGATGCCGGTTGAAGACGTGTTCTCGATCTCGGGCCGCGGCACTGTGTGCACCGGTCGCGTCGAGCGCGGCATCGTGAAGGTCGGTGAGGAAGTCGAGATCGTCGGTCTGAAGCCGACGCTGAAGACGACTGTTACCGGCGTTGAAATGTTCCGCAAGCTGCTCGATCAGGGCCAGGCGGGCGACAACATCGGCGCGCTGCTGCGCGGCACCAAGCGCGAGGAAGTCGAGCGCGGCCAGGTGCTCTGCAAGCCGGGCTCGGTGAAGCCGCACACGAAGTTCAAGGCCGAAGCCTACATCCTCACCAAGGAAGAGGGTGGCCGCCACACGCCGTTCTTCACCAACTACCGTCCGCAATTCTATTTCCGCACGACCGACGTGACCGGCATCGTGCATCTGCCGGAAGGCACGGAAATGGTGATGCCGGGCGACAACATCGCGATGGAAGTGCACCTGATCGTGCCGATCGCGATGGAAGAGAAGCTCCGCTTCGCTATCCGCGAAGGTGGCCGCACCGTCGGCGCCGGCGTGGTTGCAAGCATCATCGAGTAA
- the rpsJ gene encoding 30S ribosomal protein S10 — protein MNGQNIRIRLKAFDHRILDASTREIVNTAKRTGAQVRGPIPLPTKIEKFTVNRSPHIDKKSREQFEMRTHKRLLDIVDPTPQTVDALMKLDLAAGVDVEIKL, from the coding sequence ATGAACGGCCAGAATATCCGGATCCGGCTCAAGGCGTTCGATCACCGCATCCTCGATGCGTCGACGCGCGAGATCGTCAACACTGCCAAGCGCACAGGCGCGCAGGTGCGTGGGCCGATTCCGCTGCCGACCAAGATCGAGAAGTTCACGGTGAACCGCTCGCCTCACATCGACAAGAAGAGCCGTGAACAGTTCGAAATGCGCACGCATAAGCGTCTTTTGGACATCGTCGATCCGACGCCCCAGACGGTGGACGCGCTGATGAAGCTCGACCTCGCCGCAGGCGTCGACGTCGAGATCAAACTCTGA
- the rpsS gene encoding 30S ribosomal protein S19, which yields MARSVWKGPFVDGYLLKKADKTRSSGRHEVIKIWSRRSTILPQFVGLTFGVYNGQKHVPVQVSEEMVGHKFGEFSPTRTFHGHASDRKAKRGPGA from the coding sequence ATGGCGCGCTCGGTCTGGAAGGGTCCATTTGTCGACGGCTATCTGCTGAAGAAGGCAGACAAGACGCGTTCGTCGGGACGGCACGAGGTCATCAAGATCTGGAGCCGGCGCTCGACGATCCTGCCGCAATTCGTGGGCCTGACTTTCGGTGTCTACAACGGCCAGAAGCACGTACCGGTGCAGGTGTCCGAAGAAATGGTCGGTCACAAGTTCGGCGAGTTTTCGCCGACGCGTACGTTTCATGGCCATGCGTCGGACCGCAAGGCCAAGCGCGGTCCGGGCGCTTAA